The window TGGCGCCGCGCTCCACGCGCAAATACGTGATGAACTGGTCGATACGCTCAGCGAGCATGGGAGGCCGTGGGCAGAGAGAAAAGGGTGAGGCTCAATTCATCGTGCGCTCGACTTTGTACACGCCTTTGATTTTCTCAATGCTGCGCATGGCGCGTTTGAGCTGTTCGGTGTTCTGAACGAGCACCTCAAAGGTGTTGACGGCGCGGTGATCTTCGGTGGTCACGCACTGGGCCTGACTGATGTTGACGCCGGAAGCCGAGAAGGCCTGGCTGATGTTGGCCAAAAGCTCGGGCTTATCGGTGCAATAGACGCGTACGCTGACCGGACGGCGCGCGTTGTCGGGCACGCTGGTGTCATTGGCCCAGCGCACCGAGATCTGACGCTCGCGCTCCAGATGCGTCACCCGGGTGCAGTCGCGGGTGTGCACCGAGAGGCCGCGACCGCGGGTGACAAAACCGATGATCTCATCGCCCGGCAGCGGGTTGCAGCACTTGGCGTACTGCACCATCACGTCTTCGATGCCGTCGAGAACCACGCCGGTCTTGCCCCGGTGGACGAGCTTGTCCCAGAGCTGGCCGATCTTCGATTCGGTGTCGGCCGCCCGCGCCTTCTTGTTCTCGGTGGGGTAGATCTTCTCGACGATGGTATCGGGCTGGGTCTTGCCGTAGCCGACGTCGGCGAGCATGTCGTCGATGTTGTTAAATTTGCTGAGTTCGGCGGCTTTGGCCAGGTTCCCGGCGCGCTCCCAGGCGCGGATGTTGGTGTGGTAGCGCTTGAGCTCTTTGTCCAGAAGTTCTCGGCCGAGCTCCTGGCTGCGTTCGCGCTGCTCGCGACGCACGGCGTTGCGGATCTTGGTGCGCGCGCGGCTGGTGGTCACGAAGTTGAGCCAGTCCTTGTTGGGGCGCTGGTTCTTGTGCGTGAGGATCTCGACGATGTCGCCGTTATGCAGCTCGGTCTTCAGGGGGACCATCATCCCGTTGACCTTGGCCCCGGAGCAGTGCGCGCCGACCTCGGAGTGGATCGCGAAGGCGAAGTCCACGCAGGTCGCACCGGCCGGGAAGCTCAACACGTCGCCGTCGGGGGTGAAGACGTAGACCTCGTCGTGGAAGAGGTCGATTTTCACCGACTCCAGAAACTCCATCGGGTCTTCGTGGTCCTGGTGTTCCTCCATCAGGCGGTGGAGCCAGGCGAACTTCTGGTCGTCCTTATCGGGGACGGCCTTGCCCTCT of the Lujinxingia sediminis genome contains:
- a CDS encoding RelA/SpoT family protein translates to MQLQNRLNSIIKKVRSYHPDPDIAQLREAYEFAAAMHEGQMRKSGEPYMSHPLEVMDIIADLRLDVASLVAGLLHDTVEDTDTTVEELSDRFGEDVAFLVDGVTKLSKFQFNTREEAQAENIRKMIIAMSRDLRVILVKLADRLHNMRTLKYMNPSSQERISRETMDIYAPLAHRLGLNWVKTELEDLSFRYLHTEAYYDIAEKVASKKRQRENFIREVITILQELLGENDISGEVYGRPKNFWSIYRKMRHNQIEFEQVFDVLAFRILVDERVQCYESLGLVHNLWKPIPGRFKDYIAIAKPNGYQSLHTSVIGPYQERIEIQIRTHDMHKVAEEGIAAHWLYKEGKAVPDKDDQKFAWLHRLMEEHQDHEDPMEFLESVKIDLFHDEVYVFTPDGDVLSFPAGATCVDFAFAIHSEVGAHCSGAKVNGMMVPLKTELHNGDIVEILTHKNQRPNKDWLNFVTTSRARTKIRNAVRREQRERSQELGRELLDKELKRYHTNIRAWERAGNLAKAAELSKFNNIDDMLADVGYGKTQPDTIVEKIYPTENKKARAADTESKIGQLWDKLVHRGKTGVVLDGIEDVMVQYAKCCNPLPGDEIIGFVTRGRGLSVHTRDCTRVTHLERERQISVRWANDTSVPDNARRPVSVRVYCTDKPELLANISQAFSASGVNISQAQCVTTEDHRAVNTFEVLVQNTEQLKRAMRSIEKIKGVYKVERTMN